In Vitis riparia cultivar Riparia Gloire de Montpellier isolate 1030 chromosome 19, EGFV_Vit.rip_1.0, whole genome shotgun sequence, the following proteins share a genomic window:
- the LOC117908694 gene encoding heavy metal-associated isoprenylated plant protein 41-like, which produces MLGQATINGRPFHASSIPKMPLPSSIAHKRDNPTACSIQKASMAVGEEMVKDEVGVEEQEKRLMHYSSFHQILLVGEGDFSFSLCLAHSFPSASNIVASSLDPYDVLIKMYKKAKSNLEALEKLGASLLFGVDATKMELHTDLKTWKFDRIIYNFPHAGFHGKEDNRLMINMHRDLVHGFFRNASGMLRANGEIHVNHKTTAPFSHWDLEELASQNSLVLFECVDFKKEDYPGYNNKRGAGSRCDEPFPLGACSTFKFRFSPTAMKMSRIVCHSDLNHRGSQQINLMQMQQWPGSSDYRGPGRNILANMNGIPRHMGLPLTISASNECSRIFDGYFNHAVETFGRTGYDVGYTVHEALRLGFERYMAEGPGRTLTGYINLLHELQHLSRLRSALLRRMLLGPDHYL; this is translated from the exons ATGTTAGGGCAAGCCACCATTAATGGGCGACCATTCCATGCATCTTCCATTCCCAAAATGCCCCTCCCAAGCTCCATCGCTCACAAACGAGACAATCCCACTGCTTGCAGCATCCAG AAAGCGTCAATGGCTGTCGGGGAGGAAATGGTGAAAGATGAAGTGGGTGTGGAAGAACAAGAGAAACGGTTGATGCATTATTCCTCgtttcatcaaattctcttgGTTGGTGAAGGAgacttctctttctctctgtgTTTGGCTCACTCTTTTCCTTCTGCTTCCAACATCGTTGCTTCTTCTCTCGACCCATATG ATGTTCTGATAAAGATGTACAAGAAAGCAAAATCAAATTTGGAAGCTTTAGAGAAGCTGGGAGCATCTCTTTTATTTGGAGTGGATGCAACCAAGATGGAGCTTCATACTGATCTGAAGACGTGGAAATTCGACCGCATTATATATAACTTTCCTCATGCAGGCTTCCATGGAAAGGAAGACAACAGGCTTATGATTAA TATGCATAGGGATCTTGTGCATGGTTTCTTCAGGAATGCAAGTGGCATGCTAAGAGCCAATGGTGAAATTCATGTAAATCACAAAACCACAGCTCCATTTTCCCACTGGGATCTTGAGGAACTTGCTTCTCAAAACTCTCTGGTGCTGTTTGAGTGTGTTGATTTTAAGAAAGAGGACTACCCAGGCTATAACAATAAGAGAGGAGCTGGTTCAAGATGTGATGAGCCCTTCCCTTTGGGAGCTTGCAGTACTTTCAAATTCAGATTCTCCCCCACTGCTATGAAAATGTCCAGAATCGTGTGCCACTCTGATTTAAATCACCGAGGATCTCAGCAAATTAATCTAATGCAAATGCAGCAGTGGCCAGGTTCATCTGATTACAGAGGTCCTGGAAGAAATATTTTAGCAAATATGAATGGCATCCCAAGGCATATGGGGTTACCTTTAACAATCTCTGCCAGCAATGAATGTTCTCGGATCTTTGATGGATACTTCAATCATGCTGTGGAAACATTCGGAAGAACTGGTTACGATGTGGGATATACTGTTCATGAAGCACTTAGGCTTGGCTTTGAAAGATATATGGCTGAAGGTCCAGGAAGAACCTTGACTGGTTACATAAACCTTCTGCACGAGCTTCAACATTTGAGCAGGTTGCGATCAGCATTGCTACGAAGGATGTTATTGGGTCCTGATCACTACTTGTAA